In Plectropomus leopardus isolate mb unplaced genomic scaffold, YSFRI_Pleo_2.0 unplaced_scaffold375, whole genome shotgun sequence, the DNA window GTGTGAAGAAGCTGTTGTTCACTTCACTGTGGGACAAATGATGAAGTCcatcactctgtttttattacaaactgtcaaactaattAAACCGAAATCGACACCAAACTTGCTGCAGGCGTCTTCAGACTGTCCGACAAACCGTCCACACAGATTTTAGGTTTATCAAAAACTGAGCCGACGGTGCATCAAAGTGTGTGACTGTAAACGCTGCTGTAAACATACACttaaacttctttaaaaaaaattaaattaaataaattaaaaatttgacaAACTTTAGCTGCCATGGCAGTCTGTGGGAAAACGGCGTCTTTAAACATCCGTTTTTCACTATTGGATCAAATCAATTGTAAAAACTAAAGATCAacatctctctgctgtctgcatGAAGTCTGCCGATTCTCGGAGGTTAGTCTTGAgtgaatttttggcagcagtttgaaacCTGTCTTttcatgcacagacagctgatgtcctgccccctgctggtcggTGCTGGTTTCTGTGGCGGAGCTCACCGGGACACTGACCGAACGTCTGAGGTTGTGAGTTTAAGACTCGTGATCCAGAATCAACATTCTGGTGCCGAGCTGCTAAAAATGCCCGGCCCcgacacactgctgcacaacagatttcatttattttgttttcgcTGTAATTTAAGGCGTGCCGTAGTGAGGTCACAGGTCGAGACGCAGGCGCCGATTATCAAAGCTCGCCACCTTCATTCTATAATTAATGTTAGTTATTAAATCACAAAACTCTACCTGAGCTGGACTGATTACTCTGACTTCATCAGactgacaaacaaacatatctggtgtgtgtgtgtgtgtgtgtgtgtgtgtgtgtgtgtgttaccttccCAGTGTCCTCTGGGCCGGGCTGTAAAGTGACTGAACACGGGAGGTTCTGAGGAATCTGAGTCAGcacaaaccacaacaacaacaggacaGTCAGAGCTTTGCAAACACTTCCTGTTCATCTGCACTCGTTcatacactcactcactcactcactcactcactcactcactcactcactcactcactcgtTCACTCGTTCGTTCGTTCGTTCGTTCGTTCACTCATCAGCATGAGCTTTGGTTACGGTTCCTGCACTTTCGGCTCGTTagatttcagactttttggacctattttgaaaaaacaaaattaaagaggGAAAATTTAACCAAAAcgtttatttcaaaacaaatgtgacattttgttttgtcctgAGAAAAAGTGACATTATCTACGACAAGCGCTGGACGAACGAAAACGTTATAGAGCGAAAACACGcagatgacaaaaacatcattctgAAAAACTTGGAATAAAAGCCTCGTCCGAATCGAAGGCTCAGCCTCCTCCGACGGCCTGAACGCTGTCCATCATTCTCCCTCTAAATTCTGTTATTATGAAGCACGTTTTAGGCTTTTTCCCGTCATGTCTCGcttcttttttcaggtttctggctttttttcGTACTTTTCACTGATCTCTTGCtaacttctgggtcatttcttcttttgttgcttatgctcttcttcccgtgtttttgaataaaatacagCCAGCTCTCCGGGTCGATAAAAGCTTAAATGAATCATTCGATTCATCTCGACGGCGTGACGGCAGCGAGCGGCAGAGACTCACGGTGAAGTAGAACGGGTGTGCGTGCTGGCCCAGTTTCTTCAGCAGACGCTCCTGCAGACGACTGTTGGGTTTCTTCTCCTCGGGCACCGGAGGGAACGCCTGAGAGGGACGGAGGGACgaagggacagggacagagagacagaagaggagacaaTATTGAACCTGCAGATTTTTGGTTAACGCGGCAGTGGGAGGAgcttgaggaggaggagctctGACCTGGAAGGTGGAGATGTAGAGATCCTTCCTGAAGGACAGACCCAGGACGTCCAGGTCCTCACGGCCGTATCGAAACGCACAGGTGAGCGTGACGAAGACTGCAGGGAGGAGTAAAGGGAGGAgtaaaaggaggaggaggagtgaaggGAGGGgtaaaaggaggaggaggagtaaagGGAGGGgtaaaaggaggaggaggagtaaagGGAGGGgtaaaaggaggaggaggagtaaagGGAGGAGTaaaaggaggaggagtgatGCTGCCATTAAACACAGGTGTATTTCCAGCGTCTGACGTTATTTAATCGTGCTGAAAGCTGCTGAATAAAGAAGCCGTCTGACTCAAACAGAGCAGCGTCTTCTCGTACCTTTCCTGTCCTTCAGGTACTCAGGGTCAACAAGGATCACTccatctgtcacacacacacacacacacacacacacacacacacacacagagtcacaaattaaataacatCAGGGACATTAAACTCACTCAGCTCTTCATCTGTAACTTCATGTCACTTTTGAATCAGCGCTCGGCTGCAGTTTACATGAAAGCTGAACCTCCGTGTGAGAAATGACCGCTGCTCATGAAGAGTTCGGAAATACGGAAACTAACGTTTATATCTTGTGACACAGAACTCACaggactttcaaaataaaacttggaTATAAAGAAGAAACGGATGCAGATGAGCTGACTCACCTACGGGGTCCACGTGGTCCAGGTGATCCACAAAGTCTCTCTTTCCCAGGTAAACtgtcacctgcacacacacgactctttattctgttttatctgctggatttaaatctaaaaatgttcaattaaagTTTTTTCCATCACATCTCAGCAGGAAATATTGAGAAGAACAGAGCCCTCCGCTGTTTCTGCGGCACACGTCACATATTGTACATTGGACTTTTTCCAGGACTTGAAGACATTCAAAGACCATAAATTCTCTGAACTCGATACTCCTCATCTGCTCTTTTTCATCTCTATATAACagcttttcaaatatatattatttaaaaaataatgaattcagaataggattagaactgaatatttaaatataacttagggactgttcattatttatgagaagggAGGGGGACGTGCAAAAGGGGAAGGCaggttaaatcattttttggactgctgttttattttggctttagagGAGGGGCATACGACTAGAAATGGCTAgagtttggatttattttatgacaatttcaaagaaaacaatttggtgataggcatgatttctttcttttttctttattattttttttataatttcttggCAATAGTCCTTTATTGGTTTTTTATCagagctttttaaagaaaatattttggcaattcTAACAAATTTTTGGACGATATCTAAAGaataaatgtagatttttttctttgaaaatgtataaCCTGGATAATGACACACGATGTGTTCACAggctgtcagaaatgtgaatattaaacgatgatttctgtttttacagtttctgactgATAAATGGTGTCTCTTTtggggattttattttttattttatagaaaacatttttctttataaatcgCCGAAATGACCCCATTAATTACCAGAAACTGTAAATCAGAAATTATAACTCAATTTCAAATCccgacagtccttgaacacatcatgtgttattttacaggtttttgaaacaaaattgcAGGATTTTTGAAA includes these proteins:
- the LOC121938905 gene encoding arrestin red cell-like, with the protein product NEPLVFLLVICLKDGQTDVSLALSSLPPLPLSKPLRVFKKSSPNCKVTVYLGKRDFVDHLDHVDPVDGVILVDPEYLKDRKVFVTLTCAFRYGREDLDVLGLSFRKDLYISTFQAFPPVPEEKKPNSRLQERLLKKLGQHAHPFYFTIPQNLPCSVTLQPGPEDTGKACGVDFEIRAFCAKSI